In Mustela nigripes isolate SB6536 chromosome 9, MUSNIG.SB6536, whole genome shotgun sequence, the sequence TATATGAAACCTATCATCTCAATTTATCTgcttattcaacaaatagttaaGGCCAGCCAAGTAGACACAAGCCAAATGAGGCACTAAAAACAAAGCAGTGAGTGAGATCCTTTCTTAAACAGGAGTATATAACTTAGTTTGCAGGTATCTgaatttttctagtattttaaagTGTTGTGATATGATAGGGATACTCTGAAACTGAGTTGACCAAGACTGAGTTGATCTAATACAACATATACAATGGGACAAGCAGCAAAGCCAAAGAGTCATTCATGTAAAGGGTGGAATTTCTATGCAGCTGCTGTACATAATGGAAAAGAAGGGGCATTCCAAAAAAGTAGGAAGAAATTTCAAatctcagagaggtcaagtccTGCAAAATGAAGGCATGGGGTGTTACCAGGAAAAGACCTAGAAAGCCAGAGATTCAACCGCAATAACACAAGCTGGTAAATTGGAAATATGCTCACCCTAATCTagaacaattttacttttttcactattttattgaGAGTTCGGGGAGGAAGAGGATGCATTTGAGTTTGCAGATTTTGCCATCACATTCTACAAATGAGTGAGACAGGGATAGAAATGATAGAATTATTTTCAACTGAGCGCctataaatttgttttctccaCTCTTGATAATTTGTGAGTTAGCAAAATAGCAGTGTGATCTGTTAGCTTAGGTTGAACTCatctattttaattatatgttattACCAGACTAGACTGAGACATTTATATTATGGGGTGATTCTGTACCATCACagacatatataaaaacaattttttcccGGAAGATGGCGccgaaagctaagaaggaagcccctgcccctcccaaagcccaagccaaagcaaaggctttgaaagccaaaaaagcggtgctgaaaggcgtccacagtcacaaaaaaaagaagatccgcaCATCACCTACGTTCCCACGACCCAAGACTCTGCGTCTCCGAAGGCAACCCAAATACCCTCGAAAGAgcgcccccaggagaaacaagcttgaccaCTATGCCATCCTCAAGTCccccctgactactgagtcagccgtgaagaaaatagaagacaacaacacacttgtgCTCATTGTGAatgtcaaggccaacaagcaccagatcacacaggctgtgaagaagctctatgacattgatgtagccaaggtcaacaccttaatcaggcctgatggagagaagaaggcataccttcggctggcccctgactatgatgctttggatgttgccaacaaaattgggatcatctaaaacttagtccagctggctaaatctaaatacagttttttcgtgataaaaaaaaaaaaaaaatttcccattttagtTTTGTGCATATACCAAAGATAATTGTTGATAGTGAGAGGAAGAATCTTTTTCCCATTAGGGAACTGTGGTTCTTAAGGTACTAGAATAAGTGATAGAATTCTGTATCCGTACAGCGTGGCCAGTCCCTTGTCTGTAAATAACTACATGCCTGTCAGTAAAAGCGATTCTCAAGTCTGAAATAGGTAATAGGGattaaagagtatacttatcatgatgatcTCTGAGTAACATAGAgatttgttgaatcactatattgtacacctgaagctaacactgtatattaactatattggaattaaaataaacataatgtcATTGATAATGTCCCAAAACCTCCAGCAAGTGTCCTGCTATATACCCAGAGCTAACAAccataatataaaatatctataaatctAGCATTAGTTGgtgttacatttattttctttgaaccCTGAGAAAGCTAGTTAATTTTAAGCAGCTTTTAACTTATTGATAAGTGATTTGCTGAGTACCTTTTATGTGAGGGCCCCCAAGCTGTAAGGCAAAAACCAATAGTACATAGACTATTCCCTCTAAAATCTCACAATCCACATATAGGAAATGGAAGATAGTACATAGGAGCTAGACTTTTCAGGAACTCAGGAACTCACTTGGGTTTGAGTCAACAGTATCTCTCCACTCTGGTGTTCTAAACAAATTAAAAGTCATCTTCCAAAATATCCTGAaattatatgtacacatatatatagatgcATATACACAGAGATAAATGGATAGATTTCAGAGGTTGAAAACAATTTCTCTTAGGTTAGATTGCCCGTAAAAGATTAAAATGTGACATATATTAGCATAGAATTAGCACATATTATCTCTTCACTTGTATGTACATATATCCATGTGAATTCTTGGAAGTAGACAGCCAGGTGCTATAGCATTTAACTCTCAGAATGGCAATTTGAATCAGGCAATCGAAGGAAAATTTGAATAactatacatgttttaaaaagaaatataaatcatcatgaaagcaacattttaaaaatgcttaattgtctcttcattttatttagcaTCATTTCTAAAGCCAGTCCTGTATTTAAATTGTAGCACCTGCAGTGGAAAGGGGACCCAGATTCAGCTCCTACCAAAAGCTGGAATCTGTTCAATTACATGAATGACGTATTGTCAGCAGCCACTGTTTGAATCGTCTAGTGGTAGAGAAGCTTCTACTTTCTAAGGAAGCTGGGATGGTATGGCTTGATTGTGGgaacattctttttataatgaGCCAAAAGTCTTTTTGTAAACTCAGCCTGGGGAGGCTGTGGCTTTGTCCTCAGAAGTATCATATATTTCACTAAATTCATTTCAATAGAAAAGGActaaaattttgagaaatgttgTCATTTCCGTCATGCATCTTCTCTTTCCCAGTCTAAAAATCCTATCTTTATTCAAAAACACATTTACTTCTCTCACTGTCTGGGCTTCTTTCACCTGGGTCCTTATCATTTGGCCAAAATCTGTCGGGAAACATACTGCCCAGAAATTGAATTTCAGTATTGCTCTTTACTGGCTTGAAGACTAACGCAAAACTATTTAATCTCCAAGtgtaagtattaaatattatatcaCTCACatcagaaaaataaggaaaatacacaCTTAACTCCTAAAGTATTTGTGAGAATCCAGTGATGACCTGTGAAGAGTCCCTACTTAACTGCCTCATACTTACTGGGATCTCTCTATTTCTGTATCCTACATTGTGTCCttgattagaaaataaaataataggggCTGATGTCTAAAACTTCCCAGTAGATGAGAGAAGAGTGGTAGGTAGTATCACAGGAGTATGTCAGACCTTCCATAAATATCCATCTGTCCATATTGATTATTTATAAGCTTATGCCACCATTATGTATAGATTTTTTGGGAAGGTGGGAATAGGAAAAATTTGATTCATGGGTAATAAATATCATATGTTAGAAATAACTAATTATACACAAGAAATAGAGTTCCTGAGGccatatatttgttttaagaaataaacaaggaTCTGTGTAACATAAGGCAAATAGGAACCAGTTCAGATAGAGCATATTGTAAGCAGTGCATTGATTTTAAGAAGTTTCAGAACctgggggtgcctcggtggttcagtcaattaagtctctgactctggatttcagctcaggtcctgatctcagggtcatgagactgagccccatgtcaggctccacagtgAGGgcggagcctgcttgggattctctctcattgtccttctccatctgccccctccccactcccacactgtctccctctctctaaaaataaataaataaacagataaataaataaataaaaattaaaaagaagttccaggggtgcctaggtggctcagttggttaagcggctgccttcagctcaagttatgatctcaagatcctgggatcgagccctgagttgggctccacagtcagtggagagtctgcttctcttgctccctctcccgctgctcctacccctgtgcttgttctctctctctcaaataaattaataaaatcttaaaaaaaagaaagtcccagAACCTTAACTCTGCTATAAAATGAAAGAGGTTTTTAAAGgctagaaaaggaagaggaggaggaagagcaggtggaaagaatggggaaaatgaTAGGTCTGTGTTGGTATCTTACTTCAATGTAATGGATTACCTTCTTTTAACTCTGTGGACTTTATTTAGCTAAATTTGAACCAATCAATTTTAAGGACAATTGTGAATTATAAACAATGATCAGTTGAACATATATGCCACACTGTATATTACATTTGCAATTATAACATTCAAACTGATTTTGAAAAGAGACATATTgttataagagaaaagaaattgtcaTTCATTAGACAGAATGAATTCATATAATTTACTTTTGCCATTTCAACATCTATTTTTCTACCTTTGAGAACTAAAGAGGCATATTAATCTACTGGAGAATAGACGTATTGTTAAGTAAACCTCTCCAGTTGTTTATCTGCTTTCAAAGTTTTGATTAAGCACCATCAgcgaaaatgaaatttcattttatcctttcaaTGTTTCCTTTGTCCTTGCCTCTAACAGTCCTGTAATGGATCTTGCCTCTCGTTTTTTCCAATTATGTCCATAATGCTAATGCCTTTAAGCATCAAATGTCCTGAGAATCTTTTCTGACCCACCTCTTCAGGCGATCATTACAACTTTCAGCTTCTATTACTGTACTCCATTTGTTAGAGCTACTCATACTTGGCCATCAGTTGTAAGGTGCAGCctgactctctctgcctttcagGCACTAGCATTCATCCCTGACCGCTATTCCTTTTGTGCTCAGCATATAATCTGATCAGTCAGCATTATGTACTTGAAATCATCATATTGAAAAATTATTACTAATTCTTTTTATGGATTTAATTTGTGAGAAGTcaattccttcaaatatttttatttttaagaaaaattatatgtatcAATATGAGAGTGATATTTTTAACATAACATATTCATTAAAGGcaagataatttcttttattcaattaacaaattaaagatatatagatagaagaaacaattttaaaagagtgaattaTCCATAAGTGTCAAGTAAGTTCCaatatttttgagattaagaAACAGAATTTATATTCCATTGGAAGGTtaggtaatattttattgatattctgAGATGTCTTAAGcttctctggttttttttttttttaaagattttatttatttatttgacagagagaaattacaagtacactgagaggcaggcagagagagagagagaaggaagcaggctccctgctgagcagagagccccatgcgggactcgatcccaggaccctgagatcatgacctgagccgaaggcagcggcttaacccactgagccacccaggcgccccgcttctctgggttttttgttATCGTTGTTGTTCTTTGCTTATCTTGGTCTTCTCTCCAGTTGTTGTTTCTCTACTTTCTCTATGCCTTCTTTATAGACCCATTCCTACCATGGCCCACTAGGTTTCTGATGAAAAATTCTTTACCATAAACTACAGGTTTCAGTTTACCACTTATCTCCCCTGTAAGTATTCAGGTGTCTACTCTTCCTGAAACTTCTCCCAAAACAAAGACTATTGACTGGTGAAATTCATTCTTACATTCCtgtatttctctgtgtcaaattgtATCAAATGGGAAGATCACTAATTCCTTCAACGGGCTGATTTCCTCAGTGTAACAATGAAGCCATAGCATCCcttattttttacagaaataaatttcCCTATAGGAAATGAAGCATGAATTTGTCTAATGTAAAACTATGAAATTATGGAGAGTATAATGCCTCCTATGGCATTGCTCAGGCAGTTTTAATGTCCTGTCAGAGAAAGGGATGCAGGTCTATCAAATATTCTCCTGTGAGAATCCATTCATATCTTCAACTTACATGGCTGCTACCAGTTTTCTTAATGGCTAGATTTTCATTAGATCCTGTGCTTTATCAAAGGTTAAAATAAGTCATCCTAAATGGAACgcattgaaagaaagaaaaaagaaaaaaaaaatatatcaggcTAGAGCCTAGCGTGGtagtggggcaggaggagagtgCAACCATTCAACTTCACATGCTTAGCTCTTTGGCAACACACTgcaagttttatttctgttcctgTATGCATGTGTGGTTCCTTACATTTTGATCATAAGGTGCCTAACATAATATGTTATATTCAGATTGTTGACtgggtttttcttatttttaatataaatttttcctttaaggCATTTGCTTTGC encodes:
- the LOC132025133 gene encoding large ribosomal subunit protein uL23-like, with the protein product MAPKAKKEAPAPPKAQAKAKALKAKKAVLKGVHSHKKKKIRTSPTFPRPKTLRLRRQPKYPRKSAPRRNKLDHYAILKSPLTTESAVKKIEDNNTLVLIVNVKANKHQITQAVKKLYDIDVAKVNTLIRPDGEKKAYLRLAPDYDALDVANKIGII